One window of the Mycobacterium sp. SVM_VP21 genome contains the following:
- the topA gene encoding type I DNA topoisomerase: MADSKTVSARNGDKTPVRRLVIVESPTKARKIAGYLGRNYVVESSRGHIRDLPRNAADVPAKYKTEAWARLGVNVDADFEPLYIVSPDKKSTVAELKGLLKDVDELYLATDGDREGEAIAWHLLETLKPRIPVKRMVFHEITEPAIRNAAENPRDLDIDLVDAQETRRVLDRLYGYEVSPVLWKKVAPKLSAGRVQSVATRIIVQRERERMAFRSASYWDVVAQLDASVSDPTASPPNFTARLVSVDELRVASGRDFDSLGQVKKPAEVTVLDEAAATALAAGLRGASLSVTSVEDKPYTRRPYAPFMTSTLQQEAGRKLRFSAERTMSIAQRLYENGYITYMRTDSTTLSQSAIDAARTQARQLYGEEYVSPSPRQYTRKVKNAQEAHEAIRPAGETFATPDAVRNELGSDEFRLYELIWQRTVASQMTDARGTTLSLRIGGESEGRQVTFAASGRTITFAGFLKAYVETVDELAGGEADDAERRLPQLTQGQRVDATELTPDGHATNPPARYTEASLVKALEELGIGRPSTYSSIIKTIQDRGYVYKKGSALVPTWVAFAVIGLLEQHFGRLVDYDFTAAMEDELDGIAAGRQRRVDWLHNFYFGGDYGVEDSIARAGGLKKLVGVNLEGIDAREINSIRLFDDAEGRPVYVRVGKNGPYLERMVTGDDGEPTPQRANLDDSLPPDELTLALAEERFATPQAGRSLGVDPATGHEVVAKDGRYGPYVTEVLPPPPDDESGATAKKGKKPTGPKPRTGSLLRSMSLETVTLDDALKLLSLPRVVGVDPESGDEITAQNGRYGPYLKRGTDSRSLATEEQIFEISLEEALKIYAEPKRRGRQAAATAALRELGADPTSGKPMVIKDGRFGPYVTDGETNASLRKGDEVATITDERAAELLADRRARGPAKKAAKKTARKAPAKKAPAKKAAAKKAAKS, from the coding sequence GTGGCTGACTCTAAGACGGTGAGCGCCCGCAATGGCGATAAAACACCCGTGCGGCGGCTCGTCATTGTCGAGTCGCCCACCAAGGCACGGAAAATTGCGGGTTACCTGGGCCGCAATTACGTCGTCGAGTCCTCCCGTGGGCATATCCGGGATCTGCCGCGTAACGCCGCCGACGTGCCGGCGAAGTACAAGACCGAAGCGTGGGCGCGTCTGGGCGTCAACGTCGACGCCGACTTCGAACCGCTCTACATCGTCAGCCCCGACAAGAAGAGCACCGTTGCCGAGCTCAAGGGCCTGCTCAAAGACGTCGACGAGCTCTATCTGGCCACCGATGGTGACCGGGAGGGCGAGGCGATCGCCTGGCATTTGCTGGAGACTCTAAAGCCGCGCATCCCGGTCAAGCGGATGGTGTTCCACGAGATCACCGAGCCGGCGATCCGCAACGCCGCTGAGAACCCCCGTGACCTGGACATCGACCTGGTGGACGCGCAGGAGACCCGGCGCGTTCTGGACCGGCTGTACGGCTACGAGGTCAGCCCCGTGCTGTGGAAGAAGGTCGCGCCGAAGCTGTCGGCGGGTCGCGTCCAGTCGGTGGCGACCCGCATCATCGTGCAGCGCGAACGCGAGCGGATGGCGTTCCGCAGCGCCTCCTATTGGGATGTGGTTGCCCAGCTGGACGCCAGCGTGTCCGACCCGACGGCTTCTCCGCCCAACTTCACCGCCCGGCTGGTCTCCGTCGACGAGCTGCGGGTGGCCAGCGGTCGCGACTTCGACTCGCTGGGGCAGGTGAAGAAGCCCGCCGAAGTCACGGTGCTCGACGAAGCCGCGGCCACCGCCCTGGCGGCCGGGCTGCGCGGTGCGTCGCTATCGGTGACCTCGGTGGAGGACAAGCCCTACACCCGCCGGCCCTACGCGCCGTTCATGACCTCGACGTTGCAGCAGGAAGCCGGCCGCAAGCTGCGGTTCTCCGCCGAGCGGACGATGAGCATCGCCCAGCGGCTCTACGAGAACGGCTACATCACCTATATGCGTACCGACTCGACGACGCTGTCGCAGTCGGCCATTGACGCCGCCCGCACCCAGGCCCGCCAGCTCTACGGCGAGGAATACGTCTCGCCGTCGCCGCGGCAGTACACCCGCAAGGTCAAGAACGCCCAGGAAGCCCACGAGGCCATCCGGCCGGCAGGCGAGACGTTCGCCACCCCCGACGCGGTGCGCAATGAGCTGGGCAGCGACGAGTTCCGGCTCTACGAGCTGATCTGGCAGCGCACGGTGGCCTCGCAGATGACCGATGCCCGCGGCACCACGCTGAGCCTGCGGATCGGTGGCGAGTCCGAGGGTCGGCAGGTGACGTTCGCCGCGAGCGGGCGCACCATCACCTTCGCCGGGTTCCTCAAGGCCTACGTGGAGACCGTCGACGAGTTGGCCGGCGGTGAAGCCGACGACGCCGAGCGGCGGCTGCCGCAGCTGACCCAGGGCCAGCGGGTGGACGCCACCGAGCTGACCCCCGACGGGCACGCCACCAACCCGCCCGCCCGCTACACCGAGGCGTCGCTGGTCAAGGCGCTCGAGGAGCTGGGCATCGGGCGGCCCTCGACGTACTCCTCGATCATCAAGACCATCCAGGACCGCGGCTACGTCTACAAAAAAGGCAGCGCGCTGGTCCCCACCTGGGTGGCGTTCGCCGTGATCGGCCTGCTCGAACAGCACTTCGGTCGGCTGGTCGACTACGACTTCACTGCCGCCATGGAGGACGAGCTCGACGGGATCGCCGCCGGGCGCCAGCGTCGCGTCGACTGGCTGCACAACTTCTACTTCGGCGGCGACTACGGGGTCGAGGACTCGATCGCCCGCGCGGGCGGCCTGAAGAAGCTGGTCGGGGTCAACTTGGAGGGCATCGACGCCCGCGAGATCAACTCGATCCGGTTGTTCGACGACGCCGAGGGCAGGCCGGTCTATGTGCGGGTGGGCAAGAACGGCCCGTATCTGGAGCGCATGGTCACCGGGGACGACGGCGAGCCGACCCCGCAGCGGGCCAACCTGGATGACTCACTGCCGCCGGACGAGCTGACCCTGGCGCTGGCCGAGGAACGCTTCGCCACCCCGCAGGCGGGTCGGTCGCTCGGCGTTGACCCGGCCACCGGACACGAGGTCGTCGCCAAGGACGGCCGCTACGGCCCGTACGTCACCGAAGTTCTCCCTCCGCCGCCGGACGACGAGTCCGGAGCGACTGCCAAGAAGGGCAAGAAGCCGACCGGCCCGAAGCCGCGCACCGGTTCGCTGCTGCGCAGCATGAGCCTGGAAACCGTGACGCTCGACGACGCGCTGAAGCTACTGTCCTTGCCGCGGGTGGTCGGCGTCGACCCGGAGTCCGGCGACGAGATCACCGCGCAGAACGGTCGTTACGGGCCATACCTGAAGCGCGGCACCGATTCTCGGTCGCTGGCCACCGAGGAGCAGATCTTCGAGATCTCGCTGGAAGAGGCGCTGAAGATCTACGCCGAGCCGAAACGCCGTGGCCGCCAAGCAGCTGCGACCGCGGCGCTGCGGGAGCTGGGTGCCGACCCGACCAGCGGCAAGCCGATGGTGATCAAGGACGGCCGATTCGGTCCGTACGTGACCGACGGCGAGACCAACGCCAGCCTGCGCAAGGGCGATGAGGTGGCCACGATCACCGATGAGCGTGCCGCCGAGCTGCTCGCCGACCGGCGGGCCCGGGGGCCGGCCAAGAAGGCCGCCAAGAAGACTGCCCGCAAGGCGCCCGCGAAAAAGGCGCCCGCGAAGAAGGCCGCCGCGAAGAAGGCTGCGAAGAGCTGA